One window of Ascaphus truei isolate aAscTru1 unplaced genomic scaffold, aAscTru1.hap1 HAP1_SCAFFOLD_334, whole genome shotgun sequence genomic DNA carries:
- the LOC142483528 gene encoding uncharacterized protein LOC142483528 gives MSLLYIVAPEGHVSPEREQVSSPGSASSTHLEEHDEEDYDDDDDDDDDDDDAAAAAIDTQIQASDHEEVPIETVLPPKRPANTTYDAIVASEGKIVEAENRRHSDLMTVLERMIALQEETVSQLAHLHRVFIEVPKQLQKINTSFEALVVQQTQANYWRMTNVPQFNTSQAGSVHAGQFSPHSSDIHSPGPNVTGQVADIAVQVPDDILPLPSVQIQQQTPTKEATKTKQDTHETDQPSLVQCLPTCSHVSVGTSPVREQSLPKSPVGESLPKSPVGESLPKSPVGESLPKSPVGESLPKSPVELV, from the exons ATgtcattgttatatatagttgcccctgaaggacatgtgtcacctgagagggaacaagtgtcttcacctgggtcagccagctcaacacacctagaag aacatgatgaagaggattatgatgatgatgatgatgatgatgatgatgatgatgatgccgccgccgccgccatagacacacaaatacaagcaagtgaccatgaagaggttccaattgaaactgttttaccgccaaaacgtccagcaaataccacatatgatgcaattgtagcttctgagggaaaaattgtggaagcagaaaatcgtcgccattctgacctgatgacagtgctggaaaggatgattgcactgcaggaagaaacagtttcacaattggcacatctccacagagtcttcattgaagtgcctaaacagttgcaaaaaatcaacacctcattcgaagcattagttgttcagcaaacacaagctaattactggagaatgactaatgtaccacaattcaacacctcacaggcaggatctgttcatgcaggtcagttttcaccacattcatctgatattcattcaccaggcccaaatgttaccggtcaagtagcagacattgctgtgcaggttcctgatgacatcctaccgctgccatctgtacaaattcagcagcagacacctacaaaggaggcgacaaaaacaaaacaagacacacatgaaacagaccaaccatcacttgtgcagtgtctaccaacttgctcacatgtgtcagtgggcacaagccctgtccgtgaacagtcactacccaaaagccctgtaggtgagtcactgcccaaaagccctgtaggtgaatcgctgcccaaaagccctgtaggtgaatcactgcccaaaagccctgtaggtgaatcactgcccaaaagccctgtag AATTGGTTTAA